In the Anaerostipes caccae L1-92 genome, GGCGGAGATCAAAACAGTGTCAGCAGATGATACAACTTCGATGGAATTTTGACTGAATTGTGATACAAGGTCCGGGTATGATAATACCAGAGATCATATTCTCTGGAAAGAAGGGTGACGGACTAATGAGAAAGAAACAATATATACGGAGGAGACATAAGTATTTTGTACTGCTTATATTAGAGATCATAGGCACCTGGTTCCTGACGGTCCTCGTGATACAGTACTGTACTTCTACGCAGCAGCCGGTAAAGAATACCATACCGGTCAGCAGATTTGTAAGGCCAAAACAAAAAGAACAAACAGTTCATATTCCCTGGAACCTAATCTTAATAAATCATGAAAATTATGTGCCGGATGGTTTTCAGCCTGACCTGACTACATTAAATAATGGGTGCCAGGTAGACCGGAGGATACTGCCGGATCTGCAGAAAATGATGAATGCGGCCAGAAAAAGAGGGCTTTATCCCTCCGTTTGTTCTGCATACCGGACAGAAGAGCGCCAGACATATCTTCTGGAGCGCGATATCAATAAGTATTTGAATCAGGGATGTACGGAAGCTGAGGCCAGGAAGAAGGCATCCAGATGGGTTGCGCTTCCGGGCCGGAGTGAGCACCAGACAGGACTGGCAGTGGACATCGTGGCAGTGGATTATCCGGTGCTTGATGAGACTCAGGAAAAGAGGAAAGAACAGCAGTGGCTTATGGAAAACAGCTGGAAATACGGATTTATTCTCAGATATCCGAAGAATAAAACCAATATTACAAAAATCGGATATGAACCGTGGCATTACCGGTATGTGGGCAGGAAAGCCGCAGGGGAAATGAAAAAGAAAAACATGTGTCTGGAGGAATATATAAAATATGTGTCTGATAAAATGTATAAAATATCCTAGAATAAGAAAATATCCGACAACAGTTTTTCAGCGCGGCTGAAGAAAAAGGCCATTCTCTGCCATAACAGGGAGAATGGCCTTTTATTTACTTGATCTTTTTGAAATAACTTCCTGCGAGAATACAAGTTTTTATCTTTTTGCCGTTCTTGTTTTCATAGGATGATGTATTAACTGGAATACCATACACATCTGCAAAGTCAGATTCATAAATATTCTCTAATTCATCCAGATAGTACACGATGCATACATGTTTTCCGGAACGATCCAGCAGCAGAACTTCATTATAATCATAGCCAAATGCAGAGTAAGAATCCATTTGCACAATATAATAGTTGGATAGCCGTACAATTTTATCTCCGTATTGATCCGGATGTCTAAAGACCTGCTCATACTTTATGGAAGGATCTGTATATTTTTTAATCTGTTTTAAACTCTTCGCTGGGAATAGTTCCTCTTGGTCGGAAAGAAATTCCTGTGCCTTGTAGGAAATAGAAAAGGGCATACTGGAGAGTGAACCAAGCGTATTAAAAAATTCCAGTACATTTGGTGTAAAATAACCTTTGTTAAAAGTGCCTGCCTGTTTGGGATAATCTTTGTCGTCAAACACTA is a window encoding:
- a CDS encoding D-Ala-D-Ala carboxypeptidase VanY; translated protein: MRKKQYIRRRHKYFVLLILEIIGTWFLTVLVIQYCTSTQQPVKNTIPVSRFVRPKQKEQTVHIPWNLILINHENYVPDGFQPDLTTLNNGCQVDRRILPDLQKMMNAARKRGLYPSVCSAYRTEERQTYLLERDINKYLNQGCTEAEARKKASRWVALPGRSEHQTGLAVDIVAVDYPVLDETQEKRKEQQWLMENSWKYGFILRYPKNKTNITKIGYEPWHYRYVGRKAAGEMKKKNMCLEEYIKYVSDKMYKIS